In Drosophila pseudoobscura strain MV-25-SWS-2005 chromosome 4, UCI_Dpse_MV25, whole genome shotgun sequence, the following proteins share a genomic window:
- the LanB1 gene encoding laminin subunit beta-1, with amino-acid sequence MLELLRPHRSGLIAALFVLAVLTPLWGTEAQRPPQHGRRDRPRNPPRQYIKTHPCERSSCYPATGNLLIGRENRLTASSTCGLHSPERFCILSHLQDKKCFLCDTREETRHDPYKNHRIGQIIYKTKPGTNLPTWWQSENGKENATIQLDLEAEFHFTHLIITFTTFRPAAMYIERSFDFGRTWHVYRYFAYDCADSFPGVSTVLHNITDVMCTSRYSNVEPSRNGEVIFRVLPPNINVSDPYAEHVQNQLKMTNLRIQLSKLHKLGDNLLDSRLENEEKYYYGISNMVVRGSCSCYGHASQCLPLDMAIQGEFGDGMVHGRCECTHNTKGLNCESCEDFFNDLPWKPAFGKQTNACKKCECNDHAVSCHFDEALFTASGHVSGGMCDNCMHNTQGQHCEECMPYFYRDPTQDIRSEHVCQPCDCDPNGALDDGICDSVNDPENGAEAGACHCKAFVKGRRCDKCKDGYWNLQPNNPDGCEACTCNILGTINNSGCVMHTGECKCKRFVTGKDCNQCMPETFELSESEDGCSMCNCDAGGSYDNFCDVLTGQCRCRPHMTGRTCAQPKQNYFIPDLHVVHEAEVSDVCISYGSNGNCSTVAEAPTSGTTGFTGIGFTRVPENSEMVFTVDNIPRSMPYDVVIRYQSTSRGDWDDAYITLVRPDEIDPDGECAELVAATSSETRIPFNLPDRSRQVVALNDVCLEAGKVYKFKIYFERRRHNEDSPTATILVDSLTLIPRIEVTPIFTGSPMADLRRREYAKHNCNQSLYDINYKSDPECRDLDNYVSTYVHDGASMCNCNPTGSYSKVCDSNGGFCHCKPNVVGRQCDQCAPGTYGFSPEGCKACDCNSIGSKDNNCDLITGQCQCVPNTYGRECNQCQPGYWNFPECRVCQCNGHAAQCDPLKGTCLNCQDFTTGYSCDSCLDGYYGNPLFGSEIGCRPCRCPETVASGLAHADGCSLDTRNNNMLCHCQEGYAGARCEICADNHFGSPENGGTCSKCDCSNNIDPYDTGNCDRETGSCQKCLYQTTGDHCELCRDGFFGDALQQNCQQCDCDFLGTNNTLAHCDRRSGQCPCLPNVQGLRCDQCAVNHWKIASGEGCEACNCDAIGAVQEQCNPYTGQCKCKQGFGGRACNQCEAHYWGNPNERCQACECDQYGAADFQCDRETGHCVCHEGIGGYKCNQCARGFIGQFPHCSPCGECFNNWDIILTALEDSTEATIQRAKEIKQVGATGAYTAEFSELDKKLQHIRDLLQNTSVSLEDIDRLDAETNGLKQQLLASHGRLAETERNLDEIYNSLSLSGVELEGLQNHSRLVQQLSKELKENGIQLQESNIEGALNLTRHAYERVSNLSTLKDEANELASNTDRNCKRVETLSNKIKDESDAIANNDKTIDDYRTELSSLTAQIPELNNQVCGKPGDPCDNLCGGAGCGKCGGFLSCEHGARAHSDEALKVAKDAELAITTKKDQADQTIRALTQAKLNASEAFQKAKAGFEQSERYLNQTNDNIKLATKLINAVTDFQENKTASPSESKQLAQDTLLLDLKLDPKEIESLGMKINDAVSSLKNVESIIYKTRPDLERVNRLQSSANATKETANKILEAANSVVENLAAADESQGKAQDAIQQANSNIELAAKDLEKIDEETNSAESPANHTAQQVDELAKKVQRLQNNIVKNDRDAKEITKEASRVKLEAMRARGEANNLQSSTSATNQTLTDRASRSENARERAKQLLQRASKLTVDTNAKLKDLNDLQSVYQIKNQELGELEAAIGPLNDQLNEFLRNIQDRAVYYRQC; translated from the coding sequence ATGTTGgagctgctgcgaccgcatcGCAGCGGCCTTATCGCGGCTCTCTTTGTGCTCGCCGTACTCACCCCTCTGTGGGGCACGGAGGCACAGAGGCCGCCGCAGCATGGGCGTCGCGACCGGCCGCGCAATCCGCCGCGGCAGTACATCAAGACTCATCCGTGCGAGCGATCCTCATGCTATCCGGCCACCGGTAACCTGCTGATTGGCCGCGAGAATCGACTGACGGCCAGCTCGACCTGTGGCCTGCATTCGCCGGAGCGTTTCTGTATCCTGTCCCATTTGCAGGACAAGAAGTGCTTCCTGTGCGACACGCGCGAGGAGACGCGCCACGATCCGTACAAGAACCATCGCATCGGGCAGATCATCTACAAGACGAAGCCGGGCACGAATCTGCCCACCTGGTGGCAGTCGGAGAACGGCAAGGAGAACGCCACCATTCAGCTGGACCTCGaggcggagttccactttacCCATTTGATCATCACCTTTACGACCTTCCGGCCGGCGGCCATGTATATCGAGAGATCGTTTGATTTCGGCCGCACCTGGCACGTGTACCGGTACTTTGCCTACGACTGTGCCGACTCCTTCCCGGGCGTGTCCACGGTCCTGCACAACATCACGGACGTGATGTGCACCTCGCGCTACTCCAATGTGGAGCCCTCGCGCAACGGCGAGGTGATCTTCCGCGTGCTGCCGCCGAACATCAATGTGTCCGATCCGTATGCGGAGCACGTGCAGAACCAGCTGAAGATGACGAACCTGAGGATCCAGCTGTCGAAGCTGCACAAGCTGGGCGACAATCTGCTCGACAGTCGGCTGGAGAACGAGGAGAAGTACTACTACGGCATCTCCAACATGGTGGTGcgcggctcctgctcctgctacgGCCATGCCTCCCAGTGTCTGCCCCTGGACATGGCCATCCAGGGGGAGTTCGGCGACGGGATGGTGCACGGCCGGTGCGAGTGCACCCACAACACCAAGGGCCTGAACTGCGAGTCCTGCGAGGACTTCTTCAACGATCTGCCCTGGAAGCCGGCCTTTGGCAAGCAGACGAATGCCTGCAAGAAATGCGAGTGCAACGACCATGCCGTCAGCTGTCACTTCGATGAGGCGCTGTTCACCGCCTCGGGCCATGTGTCCGGTGGCATGTGCGACAATTGTATGCACAATACCCAGGGCCAGCACTGCGAGGAGTGCATGCCGTACTTCTACCGCGATCCCACGCAGGACATCCGCTCGGAGCACGTCTGCCAGCCGTGCGACTGCGATCCCAATGGCGCGCTGGACGATGGCATCTGTGACTCGGTGAACGACCCGGAGAACGGCGCCGAGGCTGGGGCCTGCCACTGCAAGGCCTTTGTGAAGGGCCGCCGCTGCGACAAGTGCAAGGATGGCTACTGGAATCTGCAGCCGAACAATCCCGACGGCTGCGAGGCCTGCACCTGCAACATCCTCGGAACGATCAACAACTCCGGCTGCGTGATGCACACGGGCGAGTGCAAGTGCAAGCGATTCGTCACCGGCAAGGACTGCAACCAGTGCATGCCGGAGACCTTTGAGCTGTCCGAATCGGAGGACGGCTGCTCCATGTGCAACTGCGATGCGGGCGGCTCCTACGACAACTTCTGCGACGTGCTGACGGGACAGTGCCGCTGCCGGCCGCACATGACGGGTCGGACTTGCGCGCAGCCCAAGCAGAACTACTTCATACCCGATCTCCATGTGGTGCACGAGGCCGAGGTGTCGGACGTGTGCATCTCGTACGGCAGCAATGGCAACTGCAGCACTGTGGCGGAGGCGCCCACGAGCGGCACCACTGGCTTCACGGGCATCGGGTTCACGCGCGTGCCCGAGAACTCCGAGATGGTCTTCACTGTCGACAATATTCCCCGCTCGATGCCCTACGATGTGGTGATCCGCTACCAGAGCACCTCCCGCGGCGACTGGGATGATGCCTACATCACGCTGGTGCGTCCCGATGAGATCGATCCGGATGGCGAGTGCGCGGAGCTGGTGGCCGCCACCTCTTCGGAGACAAGGATACCGTTCAATCTGCCCGATCGCAGTCGCCAGGTGGTGGCCCTGAATGACGTGTGCCTGGAGGCGGGCAAGGTGTACAAATTCAAGATCTACTTTGAGCGCAGGCGCCACAACGAGGACAGTCCCACGGCCACCATTCTGGTGGATTCGCTGACGCTGATTCCACGCATAGAAGTCACCCCGATCTTCACGGGCTCGCCCATGGCGGACCTGCGTCGTCGGGAGTACGCCAAACACAACTGCAACCAGTCGCTGTACGACATCAACTACAAATCGGATCCCGAGTGCCGGGACCTGGACAACTACGTGAGCACCTACGTCCATGACGGTGCCAGCATGTGCAACTGCAACCCGACAGGCTCCTACTCGAAGGTCTGCGACTCGAACGGTGGCTTCTGCCACTGCAAGCCGAACGTGGTGGGACGGCAGTGCGATCAGTGCGCCCCGGGTACCTATGGCTTTTCGCCGGAGGGATGCAAGGCCTGCGACTGCAACAGCATCGGGTCGAAGGACAACAATTGCGACTTGATCAccggccagtgccagtgcgtGCCGAACACCTATGGCCGGGAGTGCAACCAGTGCCAGCCGGGTTACTGGAACTTCCCCGAGTGTCGCGTCTGCCAGTGCAACGGACACGCCGCCCAGTGTGATCCCCTGAAGGGCACTTGCCTCAATTGCCAGGACTTTACCACCGGCTACAGCTGCGACAGCTGCCTCGATGGCTACTACGGCAACCCGCTGTTTGGCAGCGAGATCGGATGtcgcccctgccgctgccccgaGACGGTGGCCAGTGGCCTGGCCCATGCCGATGGCTGCTCTCTGGACAcgcgcaacaacaacatgctGTGCCACTGCCAGGAGGGCTATGCCGGTGCCCGCTGCGAGATCTGTGCGGACAATCACTTTGGGTCGCCGGAGAACGGCGGCACCTGCTCGAAGTGCgactgcagcaacaacatcgaTCCGTACGACACGGGCAACTGCGATCGGGAGACGGGCTCCTGCCAGAAGTGCCTCTACCAGACGACCGGCGACCACTGCGAGCTGTGCCGCGACGGCTTCTTCGGGGATGCCCTGCAGCAGAACTGCCAGCAGTGCGACTGCGATTTCTTGGGCACGAACAACACCCTGGCCCACTGTGACCGCCGCTCGGGCCAGTGCCCGTGTCTGCCGAATGTCCAGGGCCTGCGCTGCGATCAGTGTGCGGTGAACCACTGGAAGATCGCCTCCGGCGAGGGCTGCGAGGCCTGCAACTGCGACGCCATCGGTGCCGTTCAGGAGCAGTGCAATCCCTACACCGGACAGTGCAAGTGCAAGCAGGGATTCGGCGGCAGGGCGTGCAACCAGTGCGAGGCCCACTACTGGGGCAATCCCAACGAGAGGTGCCAGGCCTGCGAATGCGATCAGTACGGGGCGGCGGACTTCCAGTGCGACCGGGAGACGGGCCATTGCGTCTGCCACGAGGGTATCGGTGGCTACAAGTGCAATCAGTGTGCACGCGGCTTCATTGGCCAGTTCCCGCACTGCTCGCCCTGCGGCGAGTGCTTCAACAACTGGGACATCATTCTGACGGCCCTTGAGGACTCCACGGAGGCCACCATCCAGCGGGCCAAGGAGATCAAACAGGTGGGCGCCACCGGTGCCTACACGGCCGAGTTCAGTGAGCTCGACAAGAAGCTGCAGCACATCCGGGACCTCCTGCAGAACACCTCCGTCAGCCTGGAGGACATCGACCGACTGGATGCCGAGACGAATGGActgaagcagcagctgttggCCTCCCACGGCCGCCTGGCCGAGACGGAACGCAACCTGGACGAAATCTACAATTCGCTTAGTCTGTCGGGCGTGGAGCTGGAGGGTCTGCAGAATCACTCGCGTCTGGTGCAGCAGCTCTCGAAGGAGCTCAAGGAGAACGGCATCCAGCTGCAAGAGTCCAACATCGAGGGAGCCCTGAATCTCACGCGGCACGCCTACGAGCGGGTGAGCAATCTCTCGACACTCAAGGACGAGGCCAACGAGCTGGCCTCCAACACGGATCGCAATTGCAAGCGCGTGGAGACGCTGTCCAACAAGATCAAGGACGAGTCGGATGCCATTGCCAACAACGACAAGACCATCGACGACTATCGCACGGAACTGAGCTCCCTGACCGCCCAGATCCCCGAACTGAACAACCAGGTGTGCGGCAAGCCGGGCGATCCCTGCGACAATCTGTGCGGCGGTGCGGGATGCGGCAAGTGCGGTGGTTTCCTCTCCTGCGAGCACGGCGCTCGCGCCCACTCGGACGAGGCCCTGAAGGTGGCCAAGGACGCCGAGCTGGCCATCACCACGAAGAAGGATCAGGCGGATCAGACCATCCGGGCGCTGACGCAGGCCAAGCTCAATGCCTCGGAGGCATTCCAGAAGGCCAAGGCCGGATTCGAGCAATCAGAGCGGTATCTCAATCAAACGAACGACAACATAAAGCTGGCCACCAAGCTGATCAATGCCGTCACCGACTTCCAGGAGAACAAAACGGCCTCGCCGTCGGAGAGCAAGCAGCTGGCGCAGGAtacgctgctgctggaccTAAAGCTGGACCCCAAGGAGATCGAATCGCTGGGCATGAAGATCAACGATGCCGTGTCCTCGCTGAAGAACGTCGAGTCCATCATCTACAAGACCCGACCGGACTTGGAGCGTGTGAATCGCCTGCAGAGCTCTGCCAATGCCACCAAGGAGACGGCCAACAAAATTCTGGAGGCGGCCAACTCTGTGGTGGAGAATCTAGCCGCTGCGGACGAATCGCAGGGCAAGGCTCAGGATGCCATTCAGCAGGCGAACAGCAACATTGAGCTGGCGGCCAAGGATCTGGAGAAGATCGACGAAGAAACGAATTCAGCCGAGTCGCCGGCCAATCACACCGCCCAGCAggtcgacgagctggccaagAAGGTGCAGCGCCTGCAGAACAACATCGTGAAGAACGACCGCGACGCGAAGGAGATCACAAAGGAGGCCAGCCGCGTCAAGCTGGAGGCCATGCGCGCTCGCGGCGAGGCCAACAATCTGCAGTCCTCGACCAGTGCCACCAACCAGACGCTCACCGATCGCGCCAGTCGCTCGGAGAACGCCAGGGAGCGGGCCAAGCAGCTGCTACAGCGCGCCTCCAAGCTGACGGTGGACACCAATGCGAAGCTGAAGGATCTGAACGATCTGCAGTCGGTGTACCAGATCAAAAACCAGGAGCTGGGCGAGCTGGAGGCGGCCATTGGACCGCTGAACGATCAGTTGAATGAGTTTTTGCGGAATATCCAAGATCGGGCCGTTTATTATCGGCAGTGTTAG